A single genomic interval of Paenibacillus macerans harbors:
- a CDS encoding type I restriction-modification system subunit M, with protein MITGELRQKVDRIWETFWTGGITNPLSVIEQFTYLLFIKDLDEAETRKENESMLLSVPFARMFPSDKQHLRWNQFKNFDPQRMYDVVSNEVFPFIKSLHGDKDSAYAKYMGDAIFMIPTPNMLVRIIEGIDMIDMKDRDTKGDLYEYLLSKVATAGTNGQFRTPRHIIQMMVALMKPKPEDIICDPAAGSAGFLVAAGEYLRENHADLFLVQGLKEHFNNHMFHGFDMDRTMLRIGAMNMMLHGVDNPNIEYRDSLNENNTDKDKYTLILANPPFKGSLDADSVSADLLRVTRTKKTELLFLALFLRMLKVGGRCASIVPDGVLFGNSTAHKAIRKEIVDNHKLEAIISMPSGVFKPYAGVSTAIMIFTKTGAGGTDHVWFYDMKADGYSLDDKRSPIETNDIPDIIERFSNVDAEKDRKRTEQSFLVPVDEIRDNAYDLSINRYKETEYEEVQYEDPKVILASIKQLEKEITEGLEELEALFG; from the coding sequence ATGATAACTGGTGAATTAAGACAGAAAGTAGATCGGATTTGGGAGACCTTTTGGACTGGCGGTATTACCAATCCATTAAGCGTAATCGAACAGTTTACATATTTGTTGTTTATTAAGGACTTGGATGAAGCGGAAACCCGCAAGGAAAATGAATCGATGCTACTATCCGTGCCGTTTGCCCGCATGTTTCCGAGTGACAAGCAGCATTTGCGCTGGAATCAATTCAAGAATTTTGACCCGCAGCGGATGTATGATGTCGTTTCGAACGAAGTATTTCCGTTTATTAAATCGCTTCATGGAGATAAGGATTCGGCTTACGCCAAATACATGGGCGATGCGATCTTTATGATCCCAACCCCTAATATGCTTGTTCGTATTATCGAAGGAATTGATATGATCGATATGAAGGACAGGGATACAAAAGGGGATTTATACGAGTATCTGTTGTCCAAGGTGGCTACCGCCGGGACAAACGGACAATTTCGTACACCAAGACATATTATCCAAATGATGGTCGCTTTGATGAAACCTAAGCCAGAGGATATCATTTGCGATCCGGCGGCCGGTTCGGCAGGTTTTCTTGTCGCTGCTGGTGAATATTTGCGTGAAAATCATGCCGATCTTTTCCTTGTTCAAGGATTAAAAGAGCATTTTAACAATCATATGTTCCACGGCTTCGATATGGACCGCACGATGCTGCGCATCGGTGCAATGAATATGATGCTGCATGGAGTGGATAATCCGAATATCGAATACCGTGATTCCTTGAACGAAAATAATACGGACAAGGATAAATATACATTAATTTTAGCCAATCCGCCGTTTAAAGGTTCGCTTGATGCGGATTCCGTATCCGCCGATCTGCTTCGGGTGACACGCACGAAAAAGACCGAGCTGTTGTTCCTTGCCCTCTTCCTGCGGATGCTCAAGGTGGGCGGACGCTGTGCTTCCATTGTCCCGGATGGTGTCTTATTCGGCAACAGCACGGCGCATAAAGCGATTCGTAAGGAAATTGTGGACAATCACAAATTGGAAGCCATTATTTCGATGCCGAGTGGTGTGTTTAAACCCTATGCAGGGGTTTCAACGGCAATCATGATCTTCACTAAAACCGGCGCAGGTGGAACGGATCATGTTTGGTTCTATGATATGAAAGCTGACGGTTATTCGCTTGATGACAAACGGAGTCCGATTGAAACCAATGATATACCGGATATTATAGAGCGATTTAGCAATGTGGATGCTGAGAAGGATCGTAAACGCACGGAACAATCTTTTTTGGTTCCGGTAGATGAGATTCGTGACAATGCTTATGATCTTAGCATTAATCGTTATAAGGAAACGGAATATGAGGAAGTTCAGTATGAGGATCCGAAGGTGATTCTGGCTTCGATCAAGCAACTGGAGAAAGAGATTACTGAGGGGCTTGAGGAATTGGAGGCGTTGTTTGGGTGA
- a CDS encoding restriction endonuclease subunit S, with protein sequence MRKQRIGELFSISKGKKYDENELNDTNEMVRYIQIDDLRNDENIKMVRKAASGVYVTPNDILIAWDGANAGTVGYNLSGIIGSTIAALRPKDNKDCISYIAMFLQSKSSYLRENCTGATIPHIQKKVLENIEIPLPTFEQQKLIADALEKARSLIEKRKQAIAKLDELVHAVFLDMFGDPVGNTKSWKTGKLSDVCTLITDGTHHSPEPKTNGVPYVTAKHVKPNRVDFFSNPTYISVSEHTAIYKRCPVKKGDILYIKDGATTGIAAINPYDFEFSMLSSLALIKINIDLITAQFLVSYLNDPRVKQVVTNNMSGAAIKRITLAKINEIEMPIPDIDVQQKYSLIFEQYQSQKELQMKSLQQLESNFQALLQKAFKGELTVKDGVMV encoded by the coding sequence GTGAGAAAACAAAGAATTGGCGAGTTATTTTCTATTTCTAAGGGTAAGAAATATGATGAAAATGAATTAAATGACACTAATGAAATGGTTCGGTATATACAGATTGACGACTTGCGTAACGATGAAAATATAAAAATGGTAAGAAAAGCTGCATCTGGCGTATATGTAACACCGAATGATATATTAATCGCATGGGATGGTGCGAATGCAGGTACGGTTGGGTATAACCTTTCTGGAATAATTGGGAGTACGATAGCGGCATTAAGACCAAAAGATAATAAAGACTGTATTTCATATATTGCAATGTTTCTTCAGTCAAAGAGCTCTTATCTTAGAGAAAACTGTACAGGGGCAACTATACCTCATATTCAGAAGAAAGTTTTAGAAAATATAGAAATTCCTTTGCCGACATTTGAGCAACAAAAATTAATCGCTGATGCTTTAGAAAAAGCTCGATCTTTAATTGAAAAACGCAAACAAGCAATAGCTAAACTTGACGAATTAGTTCACGCTGTTTTTTTGGATATGTTTGGTGATCCAGTTGGAAATACAAAGTCTTGGAAGACCGGCAAACTAAGTGATGTCTGCACTTTGATTACCGATGGAACTCACCATTCGCCAGAGCCCAAAACAAATGGAGTACCATATGTTACAGCTAAACATGTTAAACCAAACAGAGTGGACTTTTTTTCTAACCCAACTTACATTTCTGTAAGTGAACATACCGCAATTTATAAACGATGCCCTGTAAAAAAAGGAGATATTTTATATATAAAAGATGGTGCCACGACTGGTATTGCCGCCATTAATCCATATGACTTCGAATTTAGTATGCTGTCTAGTCTAGCTTTGATTAAAATAAATATTGACCTTATAACTGCGCAATTCTTGGTGAGTTATTTAAATGATCCACGAGTGAAACAGGTAGTTACAAATAACATGTCAGGAGCGGCAATTAAACGTATTACTTTAGCAAAAATTAATGAAATAGAGATGCCAATTCCAGATATAGATGTTCAACAAAAATATTCATTGATATTTGAACAATATCAGTCCCAAAAAGAATTACAAATGAAGTCTCTCCAACAACTAGAATCCAACTTCCAGGCACTTCTGCAAAAAGCCTTCAAAGGTGAATTGACAGTGAAAGATGGTGTAATGGTCTAG
- a CDS encoding DEAD/DEAH box helicase family protein, whose translation MQLSNFGFLSENKTYASFAGACIEAEKALVVSPATCAILSRRALELAVKWLFTYDSDLKVPYQDNLSSLIHDVTFLRVIDQAMLPQLKYVTKLGNLAVHSNATISRGEAVLSLRNLHNFISWIDYCYSAEYTARSFDEQLLMEENKLQEKVRPQELQDLYDRLGSKDRKLEDLVKENEELRKLLTERRAQNTQEYHFVPDEISEYETRKRYIDIELKLAGWTFQKNVLEEFEVQGMPNGQGIGYVDYVLFGENGKPLAVVEAKRTSADPNIGKQQAKLYADCLEQRYGQRPVIYYTNGFRTNFWDDLHYPSRVVSGFASQDELQLLINRRLIQKPLQEVQINDNIVNRPYQHEAVLSVCDALNKGQRTALLVMATGSGKTRTASAIVDVLSRYNWVKNVLFLADRTTLVRQAKNSFSQYLPEMTLCNLLDSKDNPETARIVFSTYPTMMNAIDEAKRKDGKKLFTVGHFDLIIIDESHRSIYKKYQAIFDYFDAILLGLTATPKDEVDKNTYDVFQLENGVPTFAYELEQAVKEGYLVDYRTVETTTKIMDDGIRYDDLSEAEKEQYEEVLLEDEEEEPRDIDSAAINEWLFNEDTIDRVLQFVMERGLKVEGGDKLGKTIVFAKNHRHAVAIVERFDALYPDLKGHFARVIDIKTNYYQTLIDDFSMWSKLPQIAVSVDMLDTGVDIPEVVNLVFFKKVRSKSKFWQMVGRGTRLCKDLHGIGEDKKEFLIFDFCRNFEFFRANPKGKEAGIVQTLSEKLFNVRVQIVRELQQLRFQEPEYISYRTDMVELLKENVNALNEELFRVRQHIEYVHKYKNDGAWRSLTDTDMGDLKEHIAPLVVSSSNDELAKRFDHLMLVIELAKLQGTGAVRPIRKVIETAESLSKLGTIPQIVAQRSIIEKVKTAEFWEEADIFEMEKVREALRELIKFLERETQQIYYTNFKDEWLGVEESRGFYNTNDLQNYRKKVTHYLHANKDQLAIYKLRNNKPITKQDLKTLEQILWKELGTKEDYEREYKDLPVTKLVRSIVGLDQEAANEAFMEFLQENRLNVNQLRFVKLIIEYVVKNGMIEKSVLQEEPFRTVGSIAELFSNNMDDARAIIGIIDAINKNAEVTGA comes from the coding sequence ATGCAGCTATCGAATTTTGGTTTTCTCAGTGAAAATAAAACCTATGCCAGCTTTGCCGGTGCCTGTATTGAGGCGGAAAAGGCGTTGGTCGTCAGTCCGGCGACTTGCGCCATCCTCAGCCGTCGGGCTTTGGAGCTTGCCGTCAAGTGGTTGTTTACCTACGATAGCGACTTGAAGGTACCTTATCAAGATAACTTGTCCAGCTTGATCCATGACGTGACTTTTCTTCGCGTCATCGATCAGGCTATGCTGCCTCAACTGAAATACGTTACCAAGCTGGGCAATCTGGCTGTGCATTCAAATGCAACGATCAGCCGCGGTGAGGCTGTCCTGTCTCTTCGCAACTTGCATAACTTCATCAGTTGGATCGATTATTGCTATTCGGCCGAGTATACGGCAAGAAGCTTTGATGAGCAACTATTGATGGAAGAAAACAAGTTGCAAGAGAAAGTAAGACCTCAGGAACTGCAGGATTTGTATGACCGGTTGGGTTCGAAAGACCGCAAGCTGGAAGACTTGGTGAAAGAAAATGAAGAACTTCGGAAACTCCTTACGGAACGCCGGGCTCAAAATACGCAGGAATATCATTTCGTGCCGGATGAAATCAGCGAATACGAGACTCGTAAACGTTACATCGATATCGAGCTTAAGCTGGCCGGATGGACGTTCCAAAAAAATGTGCTGGAAGAGTTTGAAGTACAGGGGATGCCGAATGGGCAGGGCATCGGTTATGTGGATTACGTGTTGTTTGGTGAGAACGGGAAACCCCTTGCCGTTGTGGAAGCAAAACGTACAAGTGCAGACCCCAATATAGGAAAGCAGCAAGCGAAGCTCTATGCCGATTGCCTGGAGCAGCGATACGGTCAGCGACCTGTCATCTATTATACGAACGGTTTTCGTACGAACTTCTGGGACGATCTGCATTATCCCAGCCGAGTGGTATCCGGTTTTGCCAGTCAGGATGAATTGCAACTGCTGATCAACCGCCGCTTGATTCAGAAGCCGTTGCAGGAAGTCCAAATCAACGACAATATCGTAAATCGCCCTTACCAGCATGAAGCGGTGCTTTCGGTTTGCGACGCGTTAAACAAAGGGCAGCGAACCGCCTTGCTCGTTATGGCGACAGGCAGCGGCAAGACTCGTACCGCCAGTGCGATTGTCGACGTGTTAAGCCGCTACAACTGGGTGAAAAATGTACTGTTTCTTGCGGATCGCACAACGCTGGTACGCCAAGCCAAAAACAGCTTCAGTCAATATTTGCCCGAAATGACACTGTGTAATCTGCTCGATAGCAAGGATAATCCAGAGACAGCCAGAATCGTATTCTCGACCTATCCGACGATGATGAATGCGATCGATGAGGCTAAACGGAAGGACGGCAAAAAGCTGTTCACGGTGGGGCATTTTGACTTGATCATTATTGACGAGTCGCATAGAAGCATATATAAGAAATATCAGGCGATTTTCGACTATTTTGACGCCATACTGTTGGGCCTGACGGCAACGCCTAAAGATGAAGTCGACAAAAATACATACGATGTGTTCCAACTGGAAAATGGGGTCCCAACGTTTGCTTATGAATTGGAGCAAGCTGTTAAGGAAGGATACTTGGTCGATTATCGTACGGTTGAAACAACGACCAAAATTATGGATGATGGCATCCGCTATGATGATCTGTCCGAGGCTGAAAAAGAACAATACGAGGAAGTACTGTTGGAAGATGAAGAAGAAGAACCGCGGGATATTGACAGCGCGGCGATTAATGAGTGGTTGTTTAACGAGGATACGATCGACCGTGTACTTCAATTTGTCATGGAGCGGGGATTAAAGGTCGAAGGCGGCGACAAATTGGGCAAAACGATCGTTTTCGCCAAAAACCATCGTCATGCGGTTGCGATCGTGGAACGATTCGATGCTTTGTACCCGGACTTGAAAGGGCATTTTGCTCGGGTCATAGATATTAAAACGAATTATTATCAAACTCTGATCGATGATTTTTCCATGTGGAGCAAGCTGCCGCAAATTGCAGTTTCCGTTGATATGCTGGATACTGGCGTGGACATTCCTGAGGTCGTCAATTTGGTTTTCTTCAAGAAAGTTCGCTCGAAATCGAAATTTTGGCAAATGGTGGGTCGAGGAACGCGGTTATGTAAAGATCTGCACGGCATTGGCGAAGATAAGAAAGAATTCCTGATCTTTGACTTCTGCCGTAACTTTGAATTTTTCCGGGCAAACCCAAAAGGGAAAGAAGCGGGGATTGTTCAAACCCTATCCGAGAAATTGTTCAATGTTCGTGTGCAGATTGTTCGTGAACTCCAACAACTTCGGTTTCAGGAACCGGAGTATATCTCCTATCGCACGGATATGGTGGAATTGTTAAAAGAAAACGTGAATGCGCTTAATGAGGAACTTTTCCGCGTCAGACAGCACATTGAATACGTCCATAAATATAAGAATGATGGCGCATGGCGCTCGTTAACCGATACCGATATGGGCGATTTGAAGGAGCATATTGCACCGCTTGTCGTTTCTTCCAGCAATGACGAACTGGCCAAGCGATTTGATCATTTAATGCTGGTCATTGAACTGGCCAAGCTTCAAGGAACGGGGGCTGTCAGACCGATTCGCAAAGTCATCGAGACTGCGGAAAGTCTCTCCAAGTTGGGCACGATCCCACAGATTGTCGCCCAGCGAAGTATCATAGAGAAGGTTAAGACGGCGGAATTCTGGGAAGAAGCGGACATCTTCGAAATGGAGAAGGTACGGGAAGCATTGCGGGAACTCATTAAGTTTCTGGAACGCGAAACGCAGCAAATTTATTATACTAATTTTAAAGATGAGTGGCTCGGTGTGGAAGAAAGCCGCGGATTTTACAACACGAACGACCTGCAAAATTACCGCAAAAAGGTTACCCATTATTTGCATGCCAACAAGGATCAGCTCGCCATTTATAAACTTCGCAACAACAAACCGATCACGAAACAAGACTTAAAGACGCTCGAACAAATTTTATGGAAAGAGTTAGGGACAAAAGAGGATTATGAGCGTGAATATAAAGACTTACCGGTAACCAAGCTTGTACGAAGTATCGTGGGTCTTGATCAGGAGGCCGCGAACGAAGCTTTCATGGAGTTTCTCCAAGAAAATCGGCTGAATGTCAATCAACTGCGGTTTGTAAAGCTCATTATCGAATATGTCGTTAAAAACGGGATGATCGAAAAATCCGTTCTTCAAGAGGAGCCATTCCGTACGGTTGGCAGCATTGCGGAGCTGTTTAGCAATAATATGGACGACGCACGAGCAATTATCGGCATTATTGATGCTATCAATAAAAATGCAGAAGTCACCGGAGCATAA
- the sigK gene encoding RNA polymerase sporulation sigma factor SigK, with the protein MPGLFTAIALFIKQLTLLVSYVKNNAFPQPLTEEEETKHLQRMAEGDAVSRNILIEHNLRLVAHIVKKFDNTGEDLEDLISIGTIGLIKAIESFRLGKGTKLATFAARCIENEILMHLRSLKKTRKDVSLHDPIGTDKEGNEITLIDILGTEADDVVDRVQLKMEKSKIYRNLDILDAREQEVIKGRFGLEHGGEERTQREIAKELGISRSYVSRIEKRALMKLYHEFYKAKR; encoded by the coding sequence ATGCCAGGATTGTTTACCGCCATAGCGCTGTTCATCAAACAGTTGACGCTGCTCGTCTCTTATGTGAAAAACAACGCGTTTCCTCAGCCGCTCACGGAGGAGGAGGAGACGAAGCATCTTCAGCGGATGGCTGAAGGGGATGCGGTTTCCCGCAACATTTTGATTGAGCACAATTTACGGCTTGTGGCGCATATCGTGAAGAAGTTCGACAACACCGGCGAGGATCTGGAGGATTTGATCTCGATCGGCACGATTGGGCTGATTAAGGCCATCGAAAGCTTCCGTCTGGGAAAAGGCACAAAATTGGCAACGTTTGCGGCGCGGTGTATCGAAAACGAGATTCTCATGCATTTGAGATCGCTGAAAAAAACGCGGAAGGACGTATCTTTGCATGATCCGATCGGGACGGATAAGGAAGGCAATGAGATTACCCTGATCGATATTTTGGGGACGGAAGCAGATGATGTGGTGGATCGGGTACAGCTCAAAATGGAAAAGAGCAAAATATACCGGAACCTCGATATATTGGACGCACGGGAGCAGGAAGTGATCAAAGGGCGGTTCGGGCTGGAGCATGGGGGAGAAGAACGGACTCAGCGCGAAATCGCCAAGGAACTGGGGATCAGCCGCAGTTACGTGTCGCGGATCGAAAAAAGAGCGCTCATGAAGCTGTATCATGAGTTTTATAAGGCGAAGCGATAA
- a CDS encoding ABC transporter ATP-binding protein — protein MGFKHEVKTIMQLARPYKWVLINLFICVLVTSFVGMLYPFIFGKLVDEVFYQQNKQMFLHIIGVYVMIYVSEQSLHLILNATWAYLMTRFLFDIRRKIFEKVFSLKAKWFHHSQTGNLITLINKDAEEFMNLIHWNVFYVFANFLRLVTAVVLIALMNIKIALLMFIVVPLSVYTAMLFGKYIKLRLDLYRTEYGKTISWVFEILNGLRDIQLLAGERNVTRKFVGLWSKLIGLKVQKLQLELTSNRVIAFFSLCSDLSLYIISVYLIIEGSFTLGGFIATIEYFSRANGLLNNLSTANTRFQQNRVSIRRIFDLWNEQGEDKKGRPLNVREGEIRFNNVSFNYKPEANVLNGLSLVIKPNEKIALVGASGSGKSTLMLLLLRYYEPSEGEIFIDGEAIRDISIRSIRQNIGVVMQDPVIFDGTLRSNIQMAKRNASDEEILLALRHACLGPFIDALPEGLDTIIGSEGRSVSGGQRQRLAIARMFLKDPKILVLDEATSALDNEAEAIIQEAWDELCRYRTTIVISHRLSSISKADKIAFLHEGKIIAVGKHEELLEQCKEYARIFRHRVAVEGERHEKII, from the coding sequence GTGGGATTCAAACATGAAGTCAAAACGATAATGCAGCTTGCAAGGCCCTACAAATGGGTCCTTATTAATTTATTTATTTGTGTCTTGGTTACTTCATTTGTAGGAATGTTATATCCATTTATTTTTGGAAAACTGGTTGATGAGGTATTCTATCAACAGAACAAACAAATGTTTCTGCATATTATTGGTGTTTATGTGATGATCTATGTCAGTGAACAATCTCTACATTTGATCCTAAACGCAACGTGGGCTTATTTAATGACACGTTTTCTGTTTGATATCAGAAGGAAAATATTCGAAAAAGTATTTTCCCTTAAGGCCAAATGGTTTCACCACTCGCAGACGGGGAATTTGATTACGTTAATTAACAAAGATGCAGAAGAATTTATGAATTTGATTCATTGGAATGTATTCTATGTATTTGCTAACTTCCTGAGATTGGTTACAGCGGTTGTATTAATTGCGCTGATGAATATTAAGATTGCATTGCTTATGTTCATCGTTGTTCCATTATCGGTATATACAGCTATGTTATTCGGAAAGTACATAAAACTGAGATTGGATCTTTATAGGACTGAATATGGAAAGACGATTAGCTGGGTTTTCGAAATATTGAACGGGCTAAGGGATATTCAACTCTTAGCGGGCGAGCGAAATGTAACAAGAAAATTCGTAGGCTTATGGTCAAAGTTAATCGGATTGAAGGTTCAAAAGCTACAGCTGGAATTAACGTCAAACCGAGTAATTGCTTTCTTCTCACTTTGCTCAGACCTCTCGCTATATATCATTTCTGTCTACTTGATCATCGAAGGCTCATTTACGCTCGGGGGGTTCATCGCAACGATTGAATATTTCAGTAGAGCTAATGGGTTGCTGAATAATCTAAGTACCGCGAATACCCGATTTCAACAAAATCGTGTGTCTATTCGCCGAATTTTTGATTTATGGAATGAGCAGGGAGAGGATAAGAAAGGACGACCCCTCAATGTACGTGAAGGGGAAATCCGGTTTAATAATGTATCCTTTAATTATAAACCGGAAGCGAATGTATTAAATGGGCTGTCCTTAGTTATAAAACCCAATGAGAAAATAGCTTTGGTTGGCGCAAGCGGTTCGGGAAAGTCTACGCTTATGTTGTTGTTGTTAAGATACTATGAGCCTTCTGAAGGAGAGATATTCATAGACGGGGAAGCGATTAGGGATATTTCTATTCGGTCTATTCGGCAGAATATCGGTGTCGTCATGCAAGATCCTGTGATATTTGATGGCACTCTCAGATCCAATATTCAAATGGCTAAGCGAAATGCATCGGATGAAGAAATTCTTCTTGCCCTTCGCCATGCATGCTTAGGACCGTTTATCGATGCATTGCCTGAAGGGCTAGATACAATAATCGGCTCAGAGGGACGGTCTGTTTCTGGGGGGCAGAGACAAAGGTTAGCGATAGCTCGGATGTTCCTCAAAGACCCGAAGATTCTAGTTTTGGATGAGGCAACTTCCGCTCTAGATAATGAGGCTGAAGCGATCATTCAAGAGGCCTGGGATGAACTGTGCCGCTATCGAACTACTATAGTAATTTCACACCGGCTTTCTAGTATTAGTAAGGCCGATAAAATAGCATTTTTGCACGAAGGAAAAATAATTGCCGTTGGAAAACATGAAGAACTTCTGGAACAGTGTAAAGAGTATGCAAGGATATTTAGGCATAGGGTTGCAGTTGAAGGAGAGCGTCATGAAAAGATTATTTGA
- a CDS encoding ABC transporter ATP-binding protein produces the protein MKRLFDDTRYNLVIGFRRFLRSHTINLSLLGLTKLILLCTGLASPYLFKWLIDEVLLKKDVSWLAWICIGFGMLFVLESVTHYVQLYYLNKYRMKFSFDLRTRLWKNIMKFDVLLQKRYSSGDLKNRLDTDVDRCEAFVEQQILNYGFYWLLAISNGVILLVTSWKLALFGFLMVPLSFWMVRWLGNGVKRSSEGFRKEWGGYEGWLQKTLGNWKEIKALGIEKQQSIAFTGYWKSLSKLFFKQQMYWYGNRSFIAFKDFFITRMNLYFLGGLLIFSDEMTVGSLIVFMKFYEQFFMGINNINNLDLELKKDFPALQRVLELLLPPKTTESNHAPEYFKGSIRFSNVSYVYDEITGEGVKEINLKISPGEKIAIVGKSGSGKSTLVHLLCGFYTAQSGTIYLDDVAIQAYDPRYIRKRIAMVMQDNYLFNLSIEENLRLANANATTAEIEEACNATNINNVVKDMKDGYKTVVGEKGVILSGGQKQRLMISRALLKKPTIFILDEATSQLDQNNEYLIQKTIEQISSEKTVIIIAHNFSSVKEADRIIVMENGRIVGDGMLTQLQENNKTFQELFCKGLVQKFCGDRYIDTFGEMY, from the coding sequence ATGAAAAGATTATTTGATGACACCCGATATAACCTGGTCATTGGTTTTCGTAGGTTTTTGCGATCTCACACTATAAATTTATCTTTACTTGGACTGACTAAGCTTATTCTACTATGTACTGGTCTGGCTTCTCCATACTTATTTAAATGGTTGATTGATGAAGTATTGTTAAAGAAGGATGTATCTTGGTTAGCTTGGATTTGTATTGGTTTTGGAATGTTGTTTGTATTAGAAAGTGTCACTCATTATGTTCAGTTATATTATTTGAATAAATACCGCATGAAATTTTCATTTGATTTAAGAACAAGACTTTGGAAGAACATTATGAAGTTTGACGTTCTTTTGCAAAAACGATATTCGAGTGGAGATTTAAAAAACCGTTTAGATACCGATGTTGATCGCTGTGAGGCATTTGTAGAGCAACAAATTTTAAATTATGGTTTCTATTGGCTGTTGGCAATATCCAATGGTGTTATTTTACTCGTAACAAGTTGGAAACTCGCTTTATTTGGATTTCTGATGGTTCCGCTCTCTTTCTGGATGGTTCGGTGGTTAGGCAATGGGGTTAAGCGCTCTTCAGAAGGGTTCAGGAAGGAATGGGGCGGCTACGAAGGTTGGCTCCAGAAAACGCTGGGAAATTGGAAAGAAATAAAAGCACTAGGTATTGAAAAACAGCAGAGTATCGCGTTTACGGGGTACTGGAAGAGTTTAAGCAAGTTGTTTTTTAAGCAGCAGATGTATTGGTACGGTAATCGAAGCTTTATTGCATTCAAGGATTTCTTTATTACCCGAATGAACCTTTACTTCCTTGGAGGGTTGCTCATATTCAGTGATGAAATGACAGTTGGAAGCTTAATTGTCTTTATGAAGTTTTACGAACAATTTTTTATGGGCATTAACAATATTAATAACCTTGATTTGGAGTTGAAGAAGGACTTCCCGGCGTTGCAAAGAGTATTGGAACTATTATTGCCTCCCAAAACTACGGAATCGAACCATGCTCCGGAATATTTCAAGGGATCCATTAGATTCTCCAACGTTTCGTATGTTTATGATGAGATAACTGGCGAAGGAGTAAAGGAGATCAATTTAAAGATATCTCCTGGAGAAAAAATAGCGATTGTGGGTAAAAGTGGATCTGGTAAGAGTACTCTAGTTCATTTGTTGTGTGGGTTTTATACAGCACAGAGCGGGACGATTTATTTAGATGATGTTGCAATACAAGCGTATGATCCACGATATATTCGTAAACGGATTGCTATGGTTATGCAGGATAATTATTTGTTTAACCTCTCAATTGAAGAGAATTTAAGGCTAGCAAATGCTAACGCAACAACGGCGGAGATAGAAGAAGCGTGTAACGCAACGAACATAAACAATGTTGTTAAAGATATGAAGGATGGATATAAAACTGTTGTAGGTGAAAAGGGTGTTATTTTGTCAGGTGGTCAAAAGCAGCGGTTAATGATTTCTCGAGCGCTACTAAAAAAGCCAACTATTTTTATCTTAGATGAGGCCACCTCTCAACTGGATCAAAACAACGAATATTTGATCCAAAAAACAATTGAACAAATATCCTCTGAGAAAACAGTTATAATCATTGCACATAATTTCTCCTCTGTTAAAGAAGCGGATCGCATTATTGTAATGGAGAATGGTCGTATCGTTGGTGACGGTATGTTGACCCAATTACAGGAAAATAATAAGACTTTTCAAGAGTTGTTTTGTAAGGGTTTAGTGCAAAAGTTTTGTGGGGACCGTTATATTGATACCTTTGGCGAGATGTATTAA